The DNA window aagaacgacgttgtccacggcgatattttgcgaattgtttaaggcagctaaggcctaagctaagtcttttccgaaacacgacgaattggcaattggcggggcagacagccgaaatgcagcgcccaagcttaacgtaggtagctaacaacaacaaacaaggaatgagcgccgtacagataaatgcgcgcgagagcagcggtttgcactatgggcatcgcaactgctaccactgactaatattaacaagtatgagattagtctactgcacagtttttgcggctgcatgacccaacatcctccccccgttggaagcttggcttccaacagagtcatCAAGgcgaagcagacacagcttgttcactgcccgccttattactccagacgcggtcctcaattctgcaactcgagcgacgccgtctctgccaggaatcaactgcatgactctcgccaaaggccacctcattgggggtagattctcgtccttaacaagaacaaCGTtgcccacggctacgccagggtTTGGGGTGCGCAACTtggagcgctgcagaagtgaatcaagatcaacatcaatgctgtttcccttgctggctgaagaaggaacgcgtgaagctattaaggcgctaccgcaagggcgcgcgcagcctccagacacgacccagcccagacgatttttttgaagcaggggcagtcctggcaacaactttatctgacctacgcacagcagctcataaaacaggctagctcctattaacaggtcaacacgctgagctttatgaaattccgggtcggcgagctgcaggttttctggaatcttccagtccccaatgtccacattaatccttggctggcgatccgtgatattgggagcgataactgatattatgctcgttgagaaatcagaagtgacagaccgaatcgaaattcctaccgagaatacatcagtcgcgaaattggaatccccgattccagtgacggagccggacgacctcgacctcttaagttgcagttgatttgcaaaccgagaggtgatcaagtgccgttgagagccagaatctaacaaggctctgcagggaacgaacagtcccgaccgattctgcactagaacggttgcagtggctagtagcacagggtcactaccgagatcctgggcaattagaacagaagaagtcgaaagcggggcagaaggctcagtgtgggagcttgaagacaccggaatatgtggctgcgaggaaggcggatcatctagatggagcagcgtatgatgcctgattccacaggtgcggcagcggctcgagctgcattgccgtagctgatgacctgtctttaggcaatttaggcagagtgctagtctctttgcctcgctcagccgatctactggcgctaagtctctgaattgcgggcaataatatatggcatgctctgcactatggcaaagcatgcaaccaagagaaatttgggtggtagcaactagtgtcgaacgatctctgcccacctgaacgcctggcgcataggttgccatggcgcaatccacggcctccaaagtcctacatcgctgctccaggaatgcagccatcgattcccacgacggaataaggttggcaaagaccggatcctccaggcgctcctcccacttagcttggctcgccgcatccagcttttgcagcagcacttgcactatgatgcagccagcgatttgctcagtggtgcccaaacccttcaacgcacgaatgtgagcgttaaatttgtccgacaattcccgaagcgatgccactgaaccattccgtactacccttaaacccagaatctcggtgatgtgcgcctgaaaaacgagacgccgattatcaaaccttttttgaagcaactctaaagccgcttcgtaattgctgtttgaaatctccaatgatcggatagtttccagcgctgaatccctcaaacatgaccgcagatgttgaaatttctcaatgttggagaggtccggatggctgtcgattatgctcgtgaacacggagtaaaaatccgcccagtttgcgtagcctccgccaaacgtcgGCAGCTggacaggcggcaacggcatcggcctcggccgcggctgcgtttgaggaccactacactggtggggcacaataccttccgcaagcgttgagtgcggcgcgaaatacacattgcgtttggctatttccgcgcgcacactagccttgaattcaacgatgaattcatcgaaagactcgctcatttcactgccaatttcgtcgaagtccaattcctccagttctgtatgcagcacattgaaggcactttgcagctcatcgtatccgcttagcgtctcattagacagcgacgtttgtagcctctgcaacctgctgaaaagcgcattggctttgcgctttaaaaaggtcaccctgtttttttcaccttcagcgggcatagcaacaaatcgcctttgattcggttcagcgggaagatgagcacaaaatagatgccgaaaatgcaagcggggtcaatgcacgcaacgatatatgtagcaatgtatgtatatatgcaatgctagctcgcttaaacacagccactatcaccgaaatctccactcacttgtccaaccgattgcgatttaatgtatttatatttatttataaccgggataagtgcattaattactgcatgcaaattaacacaatcacgtcggggtcaccaaatgtttagctattgagctttttcaatagctgttgagaataataaaaaaccgaagaaagtttgatttattacgacagttttattttgcgaaatagcgattatttacgatagcgacaataagtaagtaagtttggtcttttccgaagcgcgacgaaaaggcaattggcgggcaggcagccgaaatgcagcgcccaagcttaacataggtagctaacaacaacaaaggaatgagcgccgtacagataaatgcgcgcgagagcagcggattgcactatgggcatgctactgctaatttggcttaaatattaacaagtatgaaattagtctactgcacagttttggcggctgcatgacccaacaatgCATATACAGGACTTCTCTCGTCACTTGGAGCCCTGGTGGATAAGGTGATATACGTATGGATGTAGTTCCATACCATACCATTAACCATTCCAACCCCTCCCTGGTAAGAACCGAGTTCGCGGCACTGACAAAAGATAACAATCAGTTCATAAAACAATTGTGAAACATAAGTATCAATGTTTTGGAAAAACATTGTTTGATTAATAATTCCCCACATCTAAAATAGAGCTGGAAAACCATCGATGGTTGGCACTATCGATGGTGTCGATGGTTTTCTAAAAACATCGATATTAACgatagttaaaaaaaaaaatggaactATAATATAACGTGAACCGAAGTTTATATACCCTTGcagaataaaaataatatattacagTAGCCCTTTAGAAATATGCATAAGGGCCTGCAAAggatttaaaatgcattttttaaacaaaaactaaaacgTTTTATTTGCTTCAATGCaaactttatttaaattaacacagtattcaaaatatttagtaataacaaaatattttttttttatattcatattAAGACAACAAGAGATCATTGTTTCTGGTTTTTGTTCACAAAAAGTAGCACATCTACTACTTTTGGTTTAAGCGAAGCTCAGCGGTCAGATACAATCCGACCAGGTTTACTGAAAGTTCTTTCAGATTCTGTTGAACTGGCCGGAATGCACAGGTACTTTTAAAAAAGTTTGGTTATTGGCTTCAGACTCTCACTGTTTGCCTGAAAAGGGATAAAGTcatgaatatttaatttaaaaagtaaaaatgaTATTCTTACCATCCAATAAGCAAGGGGATCCTTATCCTCTGGCTCATTAGGTCCCTCAAAATATGTCCTCAAGAGCATTCTGATGTTTGAGTGAactttatttgaaattttagtTTCTAAAAAAGTAAAGAAactgtttcttttttcttgTGGAGTGTTTGGTGGTGTTGAAATATCAGGTGTGGAAAGAACTcgggacaaacttgaaaataacTCCAACTGCAAAGCTTTCGCGGCTTTCTCTGAGTTCGATGTAAACAAAAAACCGTCCTTTTTAAATCTGGGATCCAGTAATGTAGCAATTCTAGTAACAGTCCGAGTTTCGTAATGCGAGAAACGCTCTGGCAATCGTTTTTTTACTGCCTCGCAAATATCAAGCGCAGGGTGTGAAATTACTTGGCTGTATACTTTGCATGATTTTTGGTGCAACTCATAAATAAGAGGTATTATTACGGAAATCGAAAGAGTTTTGTTTGTCGATATCTGCACTGTGGCTTCGTGAAACTGAGCTAGAACTTGACATATCTCAACCAGAACGAACATTTCGTCCGCTGATAATGGTCTTGGATCTTTGGTTGAGTTTAGAAGCAATGCAGAAAGCGAGTCATTTACTAAAATAATCCGTTGAATCATATAGTACGCGCTATTCCAACGCGTTGGAACTTCTTGTATAAGTCCATAGCGTGATTTAGAAGTTTGTGCATTTTTAAGTTTCTTTGTTGCGATTGAACTCGATTTGAAAAGCGATACGATTCTCTTACACTTTGCTAGTAAGGGCACTATAGAATCTATTTTTAGAAGATCTTGCACTAATAGATTAAAAGTATGTGAGACACAAGGTAaatgtttcattttcattaattCGCACTTTTCTTTCATAGACGCGTCGTTGTCTGTTACAATCGTTACTACCTTATTAAAAAGGTTACACTCATTCAAAACGGCGCTGAGTGAGTTCGCAATATTACTAGCGCAGTGGTTAGTTGCATCTACAAGTTTATGCGTCGACAAAACTGCTGATTTAAGTCCATAGCATTCGTTAATGAAGTGAAGTGAGATACGTCTCATTAGCACGCGAGGTCCAACAATAGTAATTATAGTTAAAGTAATAGTAATAGTAGTAATGGATACATTGTCAACGTAACTTAAATCCTCCTCCAACTTCAATTTTAAGCCTACATATTCACGTGGAAGATCAACATTTCTGAGATGGCTTTAACTGGGTACCTTGTACCTCGGGTATAGCTTTCGAATCAAATCGCAGAATCCCCTAtcttcaacaaaaaaaaaagggttgGACATCCAGCGCGATCATACGCATTACTGCCTTGTCCAgatccgttttttttttgctgaccCATTTTTATAAGTGAGGTCAGTTTTTAGGAACCGTTCCAAACTAGTGGAAGGAGCAACCTTTTCAGCTTCCAGATATTCGGGATGTGCATGTTTTAAGTGATCCAATAAATTGGATGCGATCCCAGAAGTTTTATAGAGCTTACCACATCTGTTGAAAACCGCTCCCTGAGCATCCTTAGTTTTCTTAAAATGGTCCCATACCAGTTAAATCTCCTTTTGAAGGTTTGGAATCGTGTTATCCACAGTTGTTAAAGGGTCTGAAATCAAGAATACAGGGGTTacttaatataaatttaaaaaacacgTGCAAATGCATATTTTGTGGCTacatgcacatatatatatacatacacatgtgCACATTGTACGCGAACGAGTCTGATTGAGTGTTTGCATTAAAAGTACTTACTTTTCAAGTATTTATCCATCTCCAACCTCTTCCAACCCCACCAATCTTCTCAAACAGTTATTTCCTTTCTATAatctgaaaaagaaaactataATTTCCATTCCGTATAAAATTTACCAAACTTACATGTCTCTCTCGCTGTATCAAAGTGGTAGTGACGCCAGTGCGGATTGTTCGATTGTTTTCGAAAAGCATCGATggtttgaaaaaacttaaaaatatcgATAGTATCGATAGTGCCATCGATGGTTTTCCGGCTTTACATCTAATGCTGAAGTTTTGGATAAGTTGAAGCCATGTTTCTAGAAGGTTTTATACGTTTGCGTGTGCTAAAGTTGTCGTTAAATTTTTTCTGAATCAAGCTTTCCCGTTTCTGATATACCAGTTACTTAACTAGTggaaatgcgaacgcgaaattcataatttttctgggatatcgatagatatttgggaataaaataagaaaacaaaaaatattgttCCGATCTGAGGGCGTGggagttttgggcggtttgtgagcgttagagtgggcgtacTAACATGAATCAGAAAACATGATTTTagcgttcatacggacggacggaaggacagacggacatggccaggtggactcggctattgatcctatactttatatagtcgaaAACGCTTCCtcctgcctgttacatacctTTCAGCTCTAAAAAGTTAGATGTTATTCATCTGTGCGAAACAAAGCACTAACACCCATACTTTTGGCATACAATTGACATGATAAATATATGTAGGTTTCAGTAGTAAcatagcaaataaaaaaaaatttgtatataatttaatgttCCTTACCGCCCGTTTCACAATTACCGCTATGTGTCGACGCTAGCTTGGCTACTGCactaaatatttgtataatttcaGAAGGCGGTTTggttaatatataatataaaaagttaaatattatttattacgaATACCATGTCCAGGTGGAGTACAGCCCTGCAGCTTACAGATATAGATGATTTTATTACGCCCTCACAGGTTTGAAAcaataatataccaaaaaagcttaatttcaatttaattgtaCTCAGATATGTATTAAGCCCGTGCAAATAGATAAGGCACGGTCAAAAACTGGGGCAAAGATCAAGATAAAAGGTGACAGCTGCTTTGAGGAATCAGAGGTAAGCTTCTCGAGGGCGtccatttttaattgattgaaATGGTTTCGTTACAGAGTGGAAATCTAAAACTTAATAAAGTTGATATTTCCCTCCAAGACTGTCTTGCGTGCTCCGGTTGCATCACTTCAGCTGAAGAAGTTCTGATCACGCAGCAGAGCCAAGAAGAGTTGCTTAAGATCCTTCAAGAGAATTCAAAGAATAAGGCCTCTGAGGACTGGGATAATGTGCGTACGATCGTAATCACCCTTGCCACCCAGCCTCTACTAAGCTTGGCCCATCGCTATCAAATAGGTGTGGAGGATGCTGCCCGTCATCTTAATGGGTATTTTCGCAGTTTGGGTGCGGACTATGTTTTGTCCACTAAGGTGGCGGACGATATCGCGCTCCTCGAATGCCGTCAAGAATTTGTAGATAGGTACCGCGAAAATGAGAACTTGACCATGCTTAGCTCCTCTTGTCCGGGCTGGGTTTGTTACGCGGAGAAAACACACGGAAACTTCATATTGCCTTACGTTTCCACTACGCGATCTCCTCAGCAAATAATGGGAGTGCTTGTGAAGCAAATCCTTGCCGATAAGATAAATGTTCCTGCGTCACGAATATACCATGTGACCGTGATGCCTTGCTACGACAAGAAGCTTGAGGCCTCTCGAGAGGACTTTTTCAGCAAGGCAAATAACTCACGCGACGTAGACTGTGTAATCACTTCAGGTTGTTTGAGAGCCAAACGTACAATTTGAcctaatattaatataatatatcttTGCAGTTGAGGTGGAACAGTTGCTCAGTGAGGCTCAGCGACCGCTATCGCAGTACGATCTCTTTGATTTAGACTGGCCATGGTCTAATGTACGCCCAGAATTCATGGTATGGGCTCACGAGAAGACGCAATCTGGCGGTTACGCAGAACACATATTTAAGTTCGCCgcaaaacatatttttaacgaAGATTTAACAACAGAGTT is part of the Drosophila sechellia strain sech25 chromosome 3R, ASM438219v1, whole genome shotgun sequence genome and encodes:
- the LOC116801453 gene encoding zinc finger BED domain-containing protein 4-like gives rise to the protein MRRISLHFINECYGLKSAVLSTHKLVDATNHCASNIANSLSAVLNECNLFNKVVTIVTDNDASMKEKCELMKMKHLPCVSHTFNLLVQDLLKIDSIVPLLAKCKRIVSLFKSSSIATKKLKNAQTSKSRYGLIQEVPTRWNSAYYMIQRIILVNDSLSALLLNSTKDPRPLSADEMFVLVEICQVLAQFHEATVQISTNKTLSISVIIPLIYELHQKSCKVYSQVISHPALDICEAVKKRLPERFSHYETRTVTRIATLLDPRFKKDGFLFTSNSEKAAKALQLELFSSLSRVLSTPDISTPPNTPQEKRNSFFTFLETKISNKVHSNIRMLLRTYFEGPNEPEDKDPLAYWMANSESLKPITKLF
- the LOC6620730 gene encoding probable cytosolic Fe-S cluster assembly factor GM20417 — its product is MSRWSTALQLTDIDDFITPSQICIKPVQIDKARSKTGAKIKIKGDSCFEESESGNLKLNKVDISLQDCLACSGCITSAEEVLITQQSQEELLKILQENSKNKASEDWDNVRTIVITLATQPLLSLAHRYQIGVEDAARHLNGYFRSLGADYVLSTKVADDIALLECRQEFVDRYRENENLTMLSSSCPGWVCYAEKTHGNFILPYVSTTRSPQQIMGVLVKQILADKINVPASRIYHVTVMPCYDKKLEASREDFFSKANNSRDVDCVITSVEVEQLLSEAQRPLSQYDLFDLDWPWSNVRPEFMVWAHEKTQSGGYAEHIFKFAAKHIFNEDLTTELEFKQLKNRDFREIILKQNGKTVLKFAIANGFRNIQNLVQKLKREKLSNYHFVEVMACPSGCINGGAQIRPTTGQHVRELTRKLEELYHNLPRSEPENSLTKHIYNDFLDGFQTDKSYEMLHTRYHDVVSDLSISLNINW